The genomic DNA GCCTGCTCAGATCCTTAGCTCTCACGGGTTTCTTGGCACCACCCAGCAATGCCAGTGAGATTATGAGATGAGTCACCGATGGATCAGCCTTCATCACTTCCAATCCTGCTCCCCCTACCCGCCTTAACGAACAAGAGTTCCGATAACGTCCTCTCTATCAATATCCTAGCCTCATCGGCCTTTTTCCTCAGTGGTATGAGGGAATCTGGGAAGGAAGCGGACCCAATCCTCTCATAGATTCCCTCCATCAGGCTCACCAGTCCCTCGGCCATCTCCACATTCCCTTCCCTCATGCACTCCAGGGCGATCCTCCTCAGCTCCCCTATGGCATCGCTCACCCCCAATAAATACTCCCTAGCCCCTACCCCCAGTTCTGCGTGATCCGGTACCCTCTTCCCCGCCAGGAGCCTGCAGAGCACTATGCCCTCCACTATCTCCTGCAAGGAGTCCTGTATGATCGGCCTGATCAGGCAGCTTGATGATCCAAGCCTGGACATTGCCTCCTCCATGAACCTTTTCACCTCTCCCAGGATCTCTAGGAGTCCTCTCTCCACATCTTCCAGGCAATTCATCCTCCTAGCGCTGATTATGGAGGACCTGGCCACCGAGAGCCACCTCCTGGACCTCCTCAGGGCCTCCTCCCTCAGATCATCTAACTCCTCCATCTCCCTGATCGCGCGATCCAGCTGATCCTCCGGAACCCTAACCATTTTTATCCGGCTCACACACGATATGCTCTAGGATAAAGATGTTGAGTGCCCTAGTGACCACGCCGAGTCATGTCAGGAGGCTAATGGAGAAGCAGGGATACAAGTTCATACTTAACCATTCGGCCCTGAAGCCATGCTACTGGTTCAGGAAGTCGATTATGGAGGGGAGAACCTGCTATAAGAACAAATTCTTCGGAATTCCCACTTGGAGATGCATCCAGATGAGCCCCACGGCCTCCTTCTGCAACCTGCAGTGCAGCTACTGCTGGAGGCTCAACGCTAGCGATGTCCCCTCCCGCAGCAGGTGGGTGGAGGTGCCGGAGGGGACGTGGGACGATCCTGAGGAGATAGTTGAGGAGAGCATAAGGATCCAGAGGATGCTGATCCAGGGTTACAAGGGCGTGAAGGTCTTCAGGAGGGATTGGGTGATGGAGGCGGAGGAGCCGAAGCACGCAGCGATCTCCCTCACGGGGGAGCCTATGCTCTACCCCAGGATAGGAGGGCTAGTGGAGGCCTTCTCCAAGAGGGGGATGACCACCTTCATAGTCACGAACGGGACGCTCCCCGAGAGGATAGAGGGTATGGAGAAGGAGCCCACCCAACTCTACGTAACGGTTCCGGCCCCCTTCGAGAGGTTGTATGCTGAAATAACCAGACCGCTCTGGCCCGACGCCTGGAGCAGGCTTCTCAGGACGCTAGAGCTCCTCCAATCCCTTTCCTGTCCGACGGTGATGAGGATACCGCTGATAAAGGGTTTCAACATGGATGATAAGACTCTGGAGGGCTTCTCCAAGCTGGTGGAGAGGTACCAACCGACTTACGTCGAGCCCAAAGCATATGAATGGGTGGGCTACTCGAGGAGAAGGCTCTCCAAGGAGAACATGCCTTGGCACCATGAGGTCAAGGAGTTCGCCCTGAGGCTGGCCGCGCTCACGGGCTATAACGTGCTGGACGAGTCTGAGGAGAGCGGCATAGTGCTTCTGTCGAGGTTGGAGAGGGCCATTAGGTTCTACTGAGGTGATCCCTTGAGGGGAATGGTCCTTCTACTGGGAGGGAGGGTCTTCGAGGGGATACTCGATGAGGGCCCCAGGAGACCGCTCGAAGTGGCTGAGATGATCAGGGAACTCAGGAACAACCTCAGCATCGCTGTGGTGACGGGAGGAAGCGATGTCGCCAGGAGATACATAGAGGCAGTGAGCAGGGCGGGAGGGAGCAAGTACATGCAGGACTATGCCGGAATACTTGTGACCAGGCTTCACGCCCTGCTCATGATATCGGCCCTGGGAGATCTAGCCTACCCCAAGGTCGTGGAGAGTTATGAGGAGGCCGCTCTGGCGGTCGCCATGCGCAAGATACCCGTGTCCGGCGGGATTCATCCTGGATACTCCACAGATACTGTGGCTGCAATAATGGCTGAGAGGCTCGGATTCGACACCCTCGTGAAGATGACCGGTGTCGATGGCATTTACGAGGAGGATCCGAGGGTCAACCCATCGGCTAGGAGGATAGAGGAGCTGAGCTACGATGAGCTGGAGAGGATCGTTATGGGGAAATCATACGATCCCGGGAAGTATGAGCTTCTTGACGTAACATCGATAAAAGTGCTGAGGAGATCGTCGATAAGGACAATAATTTTAAGTGCTGATGATCCGAGCGCCCTCATGAGCCTGCTGGAGGGCAGGAAAGTGGGGAGCCTAGTGAGGTGAATTGGGGTGCTATCGGGAAGGAGCTGGAGGAGGCCAACAGCCGTCAGGAGGAGAAGGAGGGTCATCTCACCATCCATAAAGGCGACGCTAGAGGAGGCCTTTTACGGCACTCTCCTCGCTATATTCACGTTCCCGATATCACTCTTCATAGCTGAGCTGGGTGTCTGGGTGATGATAGTCTGGATGCAGCCGCTCGACGTGATACTGAGTAACTTCTACCTCACCTTAGTCCTGATACAGGCGCTATTCCTTCTGATACCGGCCTACAATAAGCAGCCTATCCGATTGATATTCGCCGCGGTGGTCGCCTACCTCATCTGGGTGGCCCTCGTCTCACTGGCGTCATTCGATCCCGTTGTCACGCTCTTCGGTAAACTTCCCTATTAGGGAAAGCTGGAGCGACATGCCGCCTGGATTTTTGGTCACCCTTCATGCTTCCAGTTCCTTTTCAGACTTCGAGAAGCTTTTGTGATCCCATTGAGCCCCGGGGAGAGTGCCTCCCATCCACAGGCGCGGCGTCGATGACCGGTGAGGTTCAAGGGTTAAGGGGGTTCCCACTCGGGTTCCACATGAGCTCGGGATGATTTCATGCCCTGAAAAATTATAAGTTGATGCTCCGGCCGGGATTTGAACCCGGGTCTGGGGCTCGAGAGGCCCCTATGCTTGACCGGGCTACACCACCGGAGCCGGGGGAGATGATCTCTTGAGAAATATAAACCTTAGCGCCGGCGCGATAGTGGTGCTGGGCGCACCCGGGTCGGGTAAGACAGCCGTAGCCATGGCTCTCTCCGAGAGACTGGGATGCGAATACTTGAATGTGGGCCAGCTGGCGCTGGAAAGAGGGTACATCCTTGAGAGGGATCCCGAAAGGGATTCCTACGTGATTGATGAGGATAAGGTCAGGGGGTATCTGTCGAAGGTGCTAGAGGAGGTCCCCTGCCTGGTTCTGGAGACGATAACCCCCTACGCGATTCCCAAGGAGAGGGTCTCCCTCGTCGTAGTCGTCCGGTGCAGGCCCTCCCTTCTCCTAGTAAGGCTTAGGGAGAGGGGGTACGGCCCGAGGAAGATAAGGGAGAACGTGGAATATGAGGCCATAGACGGTCCTGTCTTCGATGCGATGGAGCTGGCTGATGAGGGGAGGATAGTGGAGGTGGATGGATGCGAGGGTTCCCTGGAGGATGAGCTCGATCACGTCCTGAGCGGAGGAGCCCCTAGGAGGTTCAACTGGACCCAAGATTTCCTATCAATCCTGGATGAAATATCAAAGATGTGACTGAATCCAGTAAAATGTATTAGTCCTGATGATCTCATCTATCCTCTCCCTGCTCAAAGGTATCTCGTCCACGGGCCTCACCTGGAGCACCTCAACATCGTAAGGGAGCATGAGGACGCATTCACCGGGCATCAGCGCGGTTACCCTCTCCAAGACGTTGCTCCCGCCGTGAGAAGGCTTTATTATCCTGAGGTCGCTTTGGGAGTCCATTCTGTGCAGGATCTTCACCCCGGTGTTCCTGACAACTCCCTCGGGTATCTCCGATAGGCCCTGGGACACC from Candidatus Korarchaeota archaeon NZ13-K includes the following:
- the pyrH gene encoding UMP kinase, which gives rise to MVLLLGGRVFEGILDEGPRRPLEVAEMIRELRNNLSIAVVTGGSDVARRYIEAVSRAGGSKYMQDYAGILVTRLHALLMISALGDLAYPKVVESYEEAALAVAMRKIPVSGGIHPGYSTDTVAAIMAERLGFDTLVKMTGVDGIYEEDPRVNPSARRIEELSYDELERIVMGKSYDPGKYELLDVTSIKVLRRSSIRTIILSADDPSALMSLLEGRKVGSLVR
- a CDS encoding 4-demethylwyosine synthase TYW1, with product MLSALVTTPSHVRRLMEKQGYKFILNHSALKPCYWFRKSIMEGRTCYKNKFFGIPTWRCIQMSPTASFCNLQCSYCWRLNASDVPSRSRWVEVPEGTWDDPEEIVEESIRIQRMLIQGYKGVKVFRRDWVMEAEEPKHAAISLTGEPMLYPRIGGLVEAFSKRGMTTFIVTNGTLPERIEGMEKEPTQLYVTVPAPFERLYAEITRPLWPDAWSRLLRTLELLQSLSCPTVMRIPLIKGFNMDDKTLEGFSKLVERYQPTYVEPKAYEWVGYSRRRLSKENMPWHHEVKEFALRLAALTGYNVLDESEESGIVLLSRLERAIRFY